From Agrobacterium vitis:
AGCCCTCGATGCCCAGACCTGCGATGACGCCCTCCGCCCGCGTTGAGACGTAGGAGTGATGCCGGAACACCTCCCGCTTGTGGATGTTGGAAATATGCACTTCGATGACCGGTGCCTCAAAGGTGTTGAGCGCGTCGAGGATCGCCACCGATGTATGAGTGAAGGCGCCGGGATTGATGACGATTCCAGCGGCCTTGCCGCGCGCTTCGTGGACCCAGTCGATGATCTCGTATTCCCGGTTGCTTTGCGCGAAAAAGATCGAATGTCCTGCCGCCTCGGCAATCGCCCGGCAATTGTTCTCGACATCGACAAGGGTTTCACGACCGTAAATCTCAGGCTGACGTTGGCCGAGAAGATTGAGATTTGGACCGTTCAGGATGAAAAACAGGCTCATGCGGCTCCCTCCGAAAGACAAAGTTCAGTGAAATGGGCGCTCATGCGCTCGGCATCCGGCTCGTAGCCGCAGAACAGACGGAAAGCGCCGACTGCCTGAAACACCGCCATACCGCCGCCGGGCAGTGTTTGGCAGCCCTTGTCGCGCGCTGTTGCGATCAGTTCGGTGACAAGCGGCATATAGACGATGTCGGCAACCCAATGGCGCGGCTCGATCAGATCAGCGGTGACCGGCAGTCCCGGATGAGCCGGCATGCCGACCGGGGTGGCGTGAATAAGGCCATCGGCCTCAGCTAAAGACTGACCAGGATTGGTGACGGCATGGGCGCGTCCCGCGTTGAACCGCTCGTTGAGTGCGGCTGCCAGCCCTTCGGCTCGCGTTAGGTCCTGGTCGAAAATGTCCAACTGTTCGATCCCCAATTTCAGCGCGGCATGGGCAACGGCAACCCCCGCGCCGCCTGCGCCGATCAGCAAGGCACGCTTCAGTCCTGCATCCGGCAGGCCGCGCCGGAAGCTTTCGTAGAAGCCTGACCAGTCGGTATTATGGCCAATCCGCTTGCCATCCCTGAAGACCACCGTATTCACGGCACCCAGCATACGGGCATCTTCGGAAAGATCGTCAAGATATGGAATGACCGCCTGTTTGAAGGGATGGGTGATATTGGTGCCGGCAAACCCGCGTGCCTGGCACTCGTCCAGCAGATCAGGCAGCGCGCTTTCCGGCAGGTTGCGCACATGAATG
This genomic window contains:
- the aroQ gene encoding type II 3-dehydroquinate dehydratase, which encodes MSLFFILNGPNLNLLGQRQPEIYGRETLVDVENNCRAIAEAAGHSIFFAQSNREYEIIDWVHEARGKAAGIVINPGAFTHTSVAILDALNTFEAPVIEVHISNIHKREVFRHHSYVSTRAEGVIAGLGIEGYEMALRHLIGRVARSG
- a CDS encoding shikimate dehydrogenase encodes the protein MTEKPILHVGLIGTDIQLSKSPALHMREGAAHGLDYRYELIDIHVRNLPESALPDLLDECQARGFAGTNITHPFKQAVIPYLDDLSEDARMLGAVNTVVFRDGKRIGHNTDWSGFYESFRRGLPDAGLKRALLIGAGGAGVAVAHAALKLGIEQLDIFDQDLTRAEGLAAALNERFNAGRAHAVTNPGQSLAEADGLIHATPVGMPAHPGLPVTADLIEPRHWVADIVYMPLVTELIATARDKGCQTLPGGGMAVFQAVGAFRLFCGYEPDAERMSAHFTELCLSEGAA